The following are encoded together in the Bacteroidota bacterium genome:
- a CDS encoding carboxypeptidase regulatory-like domain-containing protein — translation MFKSIFLLLPFIFSGSYSGNIFQSNNQPEQANAVLTYCEEGDNEDSQPMLSGSVSYSSNPLYHACVEVRTTGGVLVSVIGTDSIGHYFFNVLSNGSYNLIVSYPGLSPKTTPITISGTPQTVNVSLD, via the coding sequence ATGTTTAAATCAATTTTTTTGTTATTACCATTTATTTTTTCAGGCTCATACAGCGGCAATATCTTCCAAAGCAATAATCAACCCGAGCAAGCAAATGCCGTTCTTACTTATTGTGAAGAAGGCGACAACGAAGATTCGCAGCCTATGCTTAGCGGTTCGGTTAGCTACTCTTCCAACCCTTTGTATCATGCCTGTGTTGAGGTGAGAACTACCGGTGGGGTTTTAGTATCTGTGATTGGCACCGACAGTATTGGCCACTACTTCTTCAATGTGCTAAGTAACGGGAGTTATAACCTCATCGTTTCATATCCTGGCCTAAGCCCCAAAACCACACCCATAACCATTAGCGGGACTCCGCAAACGGTTAATGTTTCCCTTGACTAA
- a CDS encoding tetratricopeptide repeat protein: MKLLFVIGALLSSIAIFCQSNAQDSASLLSDSSVKLWKLGDYKNALAVINRSLNIARKTNDSLQIAKCLNNTGLIYISIGDPVKSIFYYEQSLKILRVLPKSKDFPTSLLNIGIAYKEQGIYDKALNYLFESVGYFEEWKDAKKQSSAYNAIGNISRIEKNYQKSLEYHFKALKLRESINYTEGIAGSLNSIGVVYKELEKYDSALIFLQESIKKAAKGNSPTEHLANTLSHIGSIYVKNKNFNYAKKYYDSAYRIRRSVNSKKGIAYSMLELGELNYVSKDFKQAEKYLLLSIKSAEEVNASDVLLKCYTILRKLYKETKNYIKAIEYDDLFIILNEQVLGEEKLKSLTQMQIKYETERKQDEIENLSRDKKKREAELLAQELQLQSKKVHTRNLVIVIILLSSILVLVLILFRIRNRFANRLDMVMREMHHRVKNNFQVLLSIFNLQLDHIKDKESKEFIRSNCNRITAMMLIHRELYFDKEITTVKVSDYIQTLVENLLTAYELRKRQIDIRYEIDESISLNVDNAISMGLLINELVTNSFKYAFGADNLHPVLTIILTKLASSHTLIVKDNASDSDKVIFNKSFGLKLVETQVKLLKGEMKRFTSDGVEYRIIF; the protein is encoded by the coding sequence ATGAAACTATTATTTGTTATTGGGGCTTTGCTATCGAGTATTGCTATTTTTTGCCAGTCAAATGCACAAGATAGTGCTTCTTTATTAAGTGATTCATCAGTAAAATTATGGAAACTGGGTGATTACAAAAACGCACTGGCGGTCATCAATAGGTCTCTAAATATTGCAAGAAAAACAAACGACTCATTACAAATTGCTAAATGCTTAAACAACACAGGATTGATATATATAAGTATTGGAGATCCTGTAAAGAGCATTTTTTATTATGAACAATCGCTAAAAATTTTACGCGTGCTTCCCAAAAGCAAAGATTTTCCCACATCACTGCTAAACATAGGGATTGCATATAAAGAACAAGGAATATATGATAAGGCGTTAAATTATCTTTTTGAGTCAGTTGGGTATTTTGAAGAATGGAAAGATGCAAAAAAACAATCATCAGCGTATAACGCCATTGGTAATATCAGTAGGATTGAGAAAAACTATCAAAAATCGCTGGAGTATCATTTTAAAGCTCTTAAACTTAGGGAAAGCATAAATTATACAGAAGGTATTGCAGGTTCTTTAAATAGTATAGGCGTTGTATATAAAGAATTAGAGAAGTATGACTCGGCTCTCATCTTTCTGCAAGAATCGATTAAAAAAGCTGCAAAAGGCAACTCACCTACTGAGCATTTGGCCAATACCTTATCTCATATTGGAAGCATTTACGTCAAAAATAAAAACTTCAATTATGCTAAAAAATATTATGATAGTGCATACCGTATAAGAAGGAGTGTTAACAGCAAAAAAGGAATAGCGTACTCCATGTTAGAACTTGGAGAATTGAATTATGTAAGTAAGGACTTTAAACAAGCAGAAAAGTATTTATTGTTAAGTATTAAAAGTGCTGAAGAAGTCAATGCATCAGATGTTCTGTTAAAATGCTACACCATTTTACGAAAGCTATATAAAGAGACAAAAAACTATATAAAAGCTATTGAATACGATGATTTGTTTATAATTCTCAATGAACAAGTATTGGGCGAAGAGAAACTTAAATCGCTTACCCAAATGCAAATTAAGTATGAAACAGAGAGAAAACAGGACGAGATTGAAAATTTAAGCAGGGATAAGAAAAAACGCGAAGCCGAGCTTTTAGCTCAGGAACTCCAATTGCAATCTAAAAAAGTGCATACGCGCAACTTAGTAATTGTCATTATTCTTTTGTCAAGCATTCTGGTACTAGTTTTAATTCTTTTCAGGATAAGAAACCGATTTGCAAATCGACTGGATATGGTGATGCGGGAAATGCATCACCGGGTTAAAAACAACTTTCAAGTATTACTTTCAATTTTTAATCTTCAATTAGACCATATTAAAGACAAAGAATCAAAAGAATTTATACGTAGTAATTGCAACCGCATTACGGCAATGATGTTAATACACCGTGAGTTGTATTTTGATAAAGAGATAACAACAGTAAAAGTATCTGACTATATTCAAACGCTGGTTGAAAATTTGCTTACTGCTTATGAATTAAGAAAACGGCAAATAGATATAAGATACGAAATTGACGAGAGTATCAGTTTAAACGTTGATAATGCAATATCAATGGGTTTGCTAATTAATGAGTTAGTAACCAATTCTTTTAAATATGCTTTTGGAGCAGATAATTTGCACCCTGTCCTTACAATTATACTTACAAAGTTGGCATCTTCGCACACACTGATAGTTAAAGATAATGCGTCTGATTCTGATAAAGTAATTTTTAATAAATCTTTTGGTTTGAAATTGGTTGAAACACAGGTTAAACTATTAAAAGGTGAAATGAAGCGGTTTACTTCAGACGGAGTTGAATACCGGATTATATTCTAA
- a CDS encoding response regulator has product MASVKVLIIEDEELIAEDMANKLTKFGYEITDYVETCADALESIKRTPPDVIFLDIMIAGEYDGIDTALKIKAIEDFPIIFLSNISDSNTLQRALATNPANYLKKPFTPDQLHISVQTALFNHAEKRKIGINDAIVENPEALVRKDKLFLKDANDTYRKYDISNILFIEADRAYCHIYMTDGTKLTQSVNMGAMSVKINHPNLIRVHRSHIVNIDNVDAVKGNVLILGKYEVIVSETFKEEVFKHLPPLL; this is encoded by the coding sequence ATGGCATCAGTTAAAGTACTTATCATTGAAGATGAAGAGCTTATCGCCGAAGATATGGCAAACAAACTCACCAAATTTGGTTACGAAATTACGGATTATGTCGAGACTTGTGCTGATGCTTTAGAATCTATTAAAAGAACACCTCCTGATGTTATTTTTTTGGATATTATGATTGCGGGTGAATACGATGGTATTGATACTGCACTGAAAATTAAAGCTATCGAAGACTTCCCGATTATATTCCTTTCTAATATTAGTGATAGCAACACGTTGCAGCGGGCATTAGCCACCAATCCTGCAAACTACCTGAAAAAACCCTTTACGCCTGATCAACTCCACATAAGTGTGCAAACAGCCTTGTTTAACCACGCAGAGAAACGAAAAATCGGTATAAACGATGCTATTGTAGAAAACCCCGAAGCTCTTGTACGAAAAGATAAATTGTTTTTAAAAGATGCTAACGATACCTACCGGAAGTATGATATATCTAACATTCTTTTTATAGAAGCCGACAGAGCCTATTGCCACATATACATGACAGATGGAACCAAATTGACGCAAAGTGTCAACATGGGGGCTATGAGTGTTAAAATTAATCACCCTAATTTAATACGTGTTCACCGATCTCATATTGTAAATATCGATAATGTTGATGCTGTAAAAGGCAATGTTTTAATACTAGGCAAGTATGAAGTGATTGTTAGTGAAACATTTAAAGAGGAAGTTTTCAAGCACTTACCACCTCTACTATAA
- a CDS encoding toll/interleukin-1 receptor domain-containing protein encodes MFPYKLKTNDIFISYVVEDREIVEELYAQLIKRGYRVWYANRELYIGANIRAKINTGLKTARYGLVLISPHYKSHWSQGELFSLMENSQRVLPILHNTTIEEVALEIPGIYDIFCLNTQMGIEQVVERICKRVAHKPYFYYRFIDFMSFVKKKKQKVISVTLVILLLFFSIAYLFYYHSLRPTSEFISRALEERKKNIETFANRQFEDELSESVMQVSTLSDINRLEKSPLKSRYMFSNGVEDISSLASLKNNGILPSVSPIAPPYGISEYKAYIFKNDEIIKYGLVSLLPCSCDVIDERLVEKGIFELDIKCENFLRYAEVSLHTDAATQSSLRIVNLFGVKPYETMVFEEIDGAWRLIQIR; translated from the coding sequence ATGTTTCCCTATAAATTAAAAACAAATGATATTTTTATATCATACGTTGTAGAAGACCGCGAAATTGTGGAAGAACTCTACGCACAACTTATTAAGCGGGGATATAGAGTATGGTACGCAAATAGGGAGTTGTATATCGGGGCTAATATAAGAGCCAAAATAAACACTGGTTTAAAAACAGCCCGTTACGGACTTGTTTTAATAAGTCCTCACTATAAAAGCCACTGGTCGCAGGGCGAGTTGTTTTCCTTAATGGAAAACAGCCAGCGTGTATTGCCTATCCTGCACAATACTACCATTGAAGAAGTAGCTTTAGAAATTCCGGGTATATACGACATCTTTTGCCTTAACACCCAAATGGGGATTGAGCAAGTTGTAGAGCGTATTTGCAAACGAGTTGCCCACAAACCTTATTTTTATTATCGATTCATTGACTTTATGAGCTTTGTAAAAAAGAAAAAGCAAAAAGTCATATCAGTAACCCTGGTAATCTTACTGCTATTTTTTTCAATTGCTTATTTGTTTTATTACCATTCATTACGCCCTACGAGTGAGTTTATTTCAAGGGCACTTGAGGAGCGGAAAAAAAACATTGAAACGTTTGCAAATAGACAGTTTGAAGATGAGTTATCCGAGAGTGTAATGCAAGTAAGTACTTTATCAGATATTAACCGATTGGAAAAATCGCCGTTGAAAAGTCGCTATATGTTTTCTAATGGTGTGGAAGATATCAGCTCATTGGCGAGCCTAAAAAACAATGGAATACTTCCAAGTGTATCGCCGATTGCCCCTCCATACGGAATCAGTGAGTATAAGGCGTACATTTTTAAAAACGATGAAATTATAAAATACGGACTGGTAAGTTTATTGCCCTGCAGTTGTGATGTTATAGATGAACGCCTTGTTGAAAAGGGAATCTTTGAGTTAGATATAAAATGTGAGAATTTTTTGCGCTATGCAGAGGTAAGTCTGCACACAGATGCTGCCACACAATCCAGTTTGAGGATAGTAAATTTATTTGGGGTTAAACCATACGAAACTATGGTATTTGAGGAAATTGATGGTGCTTGGAGACTCATTCAGATACGATAG
- a CDS encoding T9SS type A sorting domain-containing protein, giving the protein MYLLYSCTQIKRNKNFLIKILSRMIRTILLTLVILHSLSVFSQDIKRTAIWYFGQNAGINFNTDPPTPLTNSAMNTVEGCATICDTNGNLLFYTNGEKIWNKNHQIMDNGDGLLGSWDATQSSVIIPQPDNDSLFYVFTTDAVGQANGLRYNIVNLNLDNGLGSVTTKNILLQTPVCEKLTATHHENGKDIWILSHEFGTDKFFAHLITRMGIQECPVISNVGSIHSTDFITNAQGAMKFSVNGKWIDVSVFGFPLKHELFKFDKVTGRLNFQYTISNTFLSYAGEFSKTSNFLYVTDRNKNLYQYDLSLQNQDSLNNKRKIIYTSSGENLRGVQLAPDGKIYLDIINSSTLSVINRPDSLGDSSYFAYASQGLGGKRAEYNLPNFITSYFHTPEIDFTYQTNCTNNTVQFTEKSTVPITFSKWLVIKENTLIDSSTLSNPSFTFSDTGTYKVQLIINTADTVTKEVLIEPPLIAKRDTVLCNQSSYTISIPDNYRCIMWLEGQDTSRYTVYKTGIYVVSAYNTKGCYVTDTAKVTFSYIGKPNIRKSNDTLYTDSSAATYQWYYNGQPHSNTQSIKITQNGTYKLTATNDKGCSNTSDNFGVSGLGIKDIEHSSFTIYPNPSSGEFIIKTQQYLVYSVSVINALGQVVFFQNTISDPQLTVRLNRAGCYLIKITDNLGNTYLNKQIIHN; this is encoded by the coding sequence ATGTATCTATTGTATAGTTGCACACAGATTAAGAGGAACAAAAATTTCTTAATCAAAATACTTTCAAGGATGATTAGAACAATACTTTTAACACTCGTTATACTACATTCATTGAGTGTGTTTTCCCAAGACATAAAACGCACCGCTATATGGTACTTTGGGCAAAATGCGGGGATAAATTTTAATACAGACCCTCCAACACCACTTACCAACAGTGCGATGAATACAGTTGAGGGCTGTGCCACTATTTGCGATACCAACGGCAACTTGCTGTTTTATACCAATGGCGAGAAGATTTGGAACAAAAACCACCAGATAATGGATAACGGCGATGGTTTATTAGGCAGTTGGGACGCCACACAATCCTCTGTCATTATCCCACAGCCTGATAATGACAGTTTGTTTTATGTGTTTACTACAGATGCCGTTGGCCAAGCTAACGGTTTGCGTTATAATATTGTCAATTTAAACCTTGATAACGGTTTGGGCAGTGTAACCACAAAAAACATCTTACTGCAAACCCCTGTGTGTGAAAAGTTAACCGCTACCCATCACGAAAATGGCAAGGATATTTGGATACTTTCACATGAGTTTGGAACAGATAAATTTTTTGCACATCTGATTACTCGAATGGGAATTCAGGAATGTCCTGTAATTAGCAATGTTGGCTCAATTCATTCTACTGATTTTATTACAAATGCTCAAGGTGCTATGAAATTTTCAGTTAATGGGAAATGGATTGATGTCTCAGTATTTGGGTTTCCACTAAAACATGAACTTTTTAAGTTTGATAAAGTAACTGGTCGATTAAACTTTCAATATACTATATCAAATACATTTTTGTCTTACGCTGGAGAGTTTTCTAAAACTTCTAATTTCCTTTATGTCACAGATAGAAACAAAAATTTATACCAATACGACTTATCACTTCAAAATCAAGACAGCTTAAACAATAAAAGAAAAATAATTTATACCAGTTCAGGTGAAAATCTAAGAGGGGTGCAACTTGCTCCTGATGGGAAAATATATTTAGACATTATAAATTCATCCACCTTAAGTGTAATTAATCGACCAGACTCCTTGGGAGATAGTTCCTATTTTGCCTATGCTTCACAAGGGCTTGGAGGTAAAAGAGCAGAATATAATCTACCAAATTTCATCACCTCCTATTTCCATACCCCTGAAATAGATTTCACTTATCAAACCAACTGCACTAATAATACAGTGCAGTTTACTGAGAAATCAACCGTTCCCATCACCTTCAGTAAATGGCTGGTGATAAAAGAAAACACCCTTATTGATAGTTCAACTCTTTCCAATCCATCTTTTACATTTTCCGATACAGGAACTTACAAAGTGCAACTAATCATAAATACTGCCGATACAGTAACCAAAGAAGTTTTAATAGAACCGCCTTTGATAGCCAAACGCGATACCGTTTTGTGCAACCAATCTTCTTACACCATTTCCATACCCGATAATTACCGCTGTATCATGTGGCTGGAAGGACAAGACACCAGCCGCTACACCGTTTACAAAACAGGCATTTATGTAGTTTCAGCTTACAATACCAAAGGCTGTTATGTAACCGATACCGCCAAAGTAACTTTTAGTTACATAGGTAAACCCAACATCCGTAAATCCAACGACACCCTATATACCGACAGCAGTGCCGCCACCTACCAATGGTATTACAACGGTCAGCCTCACAGCAATACACAAAGCATAAAAATCACCCAAAACGGCACGTATAAACTGACAGCTACCAATGATAAGGGATGTAGCAATACTTCCGATAATTTCGGGGTATCCGGGTTAGGGATTAAAGACATTGAACATTCTTCTTTTACCATTTATCCCAATCCTTCGTCGGGTGAGTTTATTATTAAAACCCAACAATATTTAGTTTATTCGGTATCCGTTATAAACGCTTTGGGACAAGTAGTATTTTTTCAAAATACCATCTCAGACCCGCAATTAACCGTTCGACTTAACCGTGCAGGATGTTACCTGATTAAAATTACCGACAATTTAGGAAACACCTACTTAAACAAACAAATCATACACAACTAA